The proteins below are encoded in one region of Polynucleobacter sp. AP-Elch-400A-B2:
- the ppk2 gene encoding polyphosphate kinase 2, producing MSKSEIHEHTYEADLRLLQIELVKLQRHIIQTGKRLLVILEGRDTAGKDGSIKSITEHLSPRDSRVVALNKPSPREEGEWHFQRYIAQLPTAGEFVLFNRSWYNRAGVEKVMGFCTDAQYKQFMNTVNDFESLLVGSDIQLMKYYLDISKEEQAARLKDRAKDPLKQWKISPIDQKAQKMWDAYSDARNSMLKKTSSSDAPWTVVSANDKKLAHLNLIADLLTRVDYPDKDKKILKVDPKIVLTLPANSKKLPKLAQ from the coding sequence GTGAGTAAATCAGAAATTCATGAACATACTTACGAGGCAGACCTCAGACTTCTTCAAATTGAATTAGTCAAACTTCAGCGTCACATTATTCAAACAGGTAAGCGTCTCTTAGTCATCTTAGAGGGGCGTGACACTGCTGGTAAAGATGGCTCAATCAAAAGCATTACCGAACATTTAAGCCCCAGAGATAGTCGAGTGGTTGCTTTGAACAAGCCCTCCCCTCGCGAGGAAGGTGAATGGCACTTCCAAAGATATATTGCGCAGCTACCGACTGCTGGTGAATTCGTATTGTTCAACCGCAGTTGGTATAACCGTGCGGGCGTTGAAAAAGTCATGGGATTTTGCACTGATGCGCAGTACAAGCAGTTTATGAATACAGTCAATGATTTTGAATCTTTACTAGTTGGATCGGATATTCAGCTAATGAAGTATTACCTAGACATCAGCAAAGAAGAGCAAGCAGCCAGGCTCAAGGATCGCGCCAAAGATCCACTAAAGCAATGGAAGATTAGTCCAATAGACCAAAAAGCTCAGAAGATGTGGGATGCCTATTCAGATGCTAGAAATAGCATGCTCAAGAAAACCAGCTCATCAGATGCCCCATGGACCGTTGTCAGTGCCAATGATAAAAAGCTTGCACACCTTAATCTGATTGCTGATTTATTGACGCGAGTTGACTACCCGGATAAAGATAAGAAGATCCTAAAAGTTGATCCGAAGATTGTGTTGACTTTGCCTGCGAATTCTAAAAAGTTACCGAAGCTCGCTCAATAG
- a CDS encoding serine/threonine protein kinase, protein MSQKKLVKQLLKKLDKLEVDREKLIDKLAKALDKLEKKAPAKKVASKKAVAKKVPAKKAAVKKVVAKKVPAKKAPAKKAVAKRVVVKKVAPETPTAA, encoded by the coding sequence ATGAGTCAAAAAAAATTAGTGAAGCAGTTATTGAAAAAACTAGACAAGCTCGAGGTAGATAGAGAAAAACTCATCGACAAATTAGCGAAAGCCTTAGATAAGCTCGAGAAAAAAGCGCCAGCCAAAAAGGTAGCCTCCAAAAAAGCAGTAGCGAAAAAAGTTCCTGCAAAAAAAGCAGCCGTTAAAAAAGTCGTAGCTAAGAAAGTACCGGCAAAAAAAGCTCCCGCTAAAAAGGCTGTAGCAAAGAGAGTTGTTGTTAAAAAAGTGGCCCCAGAAACACCTACTGCTGCATAG